The Leguminivora glycinivorella isolate SPB_JAAS2020 chromosome 1, LegGlyc_1.1, whole genome shotgun sequence genome includes a region encoding these proteins:
- the LOC125234307 gene encoding uncharacterized protein LOC125234307 isoform X4, with protein sequence MARFYAPSTIFIDEIDSLCSRRGSDSEHEASRRVKSELLVQMDGLGSATDEPHKVVMVLAATNFPWDIDEALRRRLEKRIYIALPTQHGREALLAINLKEVKLDPEVDLAHIARKLDGYSGADITNVCRSVLYSCRRWRSASTSRCPRSTAARRCSPSTSRRSSSTPRSTSRTSRASWTATPAPTSPTSAGLYCTPAAAGEAHLHRAAHAARPRGAARHQPQGGQARPRGRPRAHRAQAGRLLRRRHHQRLQVCTVLLPPLEKRIYIALPTQHGREALLAINLKEVKLDPEVDLAHIARKLDGYSGADITNVCRSVLYSCRRWRSASTSRCPRSTAARRCSPSTSRRSSSTPRSTSRTSRASWTATPAPTSPTSAGLYCTPAAAGEAHLHRAAHAARPRGAARHQPQGGQARPRGRPRAHRAQAGRLLRRRHHQRLQVCTVLLPPLEKRIYIALPTQHGREALLAINLKEVKLDPEVDLAHIARKLDGYSGADITNVCRSVLYSCRRWRSASTSRCPRSTAARRCSPSTSRRSSSTPRSTSRTSRASWTATPAPTSPTSAGLYCTPAAAGEAHLHRAAHAARPRGAARHQPQGGQARPRGRPRAHRAQAGRLLRRRHHQRLQVCTVLLPPLEKRIYIALPTQHGREALLAINLKEVKLDPEVDLAHIARKLDGYSGADITNVCRSVLYSCRRWRSASTSRCPRSTAARRCSPSTSRRSSSTPRSTSRTSRASWTATPAPTSPTSAGLYCTPAAAGEAHLHRAAHAARPRGAARHQPQGGQARPRGRPRAHRAQAGRLLRRRHHQRLQVCTVLLPPLEKRIYIALPTQHGREALLAINLKEVKLDPEVDLAHIARKLDGYSGADITNVCRSVLYSCRRWRSASTSRCPRSTAARRCSPSTSRRSSSTPRSTSRTSRASWTATPAPTSPTSAGLYCTPAAAGEAHLHRAAHAARPRGAARHQPQGGQARPRGRPRAHRAQAGRLLRRRHHQRLQVCTVLLPPLEKRIYIALPTQHGREALLAINLKEVKLDPEVDLAHIARKLDGYSGADITNVCRSVLYSCRRWRSASTSRCPRSTAARRCSPSTSRRSSSTPRSTSRTSRASWTATPAPTSPTSAGLYCTPAAAGEAHLHRAAHAARPRGAARHQPQGGQARPRGRPRAHRAQAGRLLRRRHHQRLQVCTVLLPPLEKRIYIALPTQHGREALLAINLKEVKLDPEVDLAHIARKLDGYSGADITNVCRSVLYSCRRWRSASTSRCPRSTAARRCSPSTSRRSSSTPRSTSRTSRASWTATPAPTSPTSAGLYCTPAAAGEAHLHRAAHAARPRGAARHQPQGGQARPRGRPRAHRAQAGRLLRRRHHQRLQVCTVLLPPLEKRIYIALPTQHGREALLAINLKEVKLDPEVDLAHIARKLDGYSGADITNVCRSVLYSCRRWRSASTSRCPRSTAARRCSPSTSRRSSSTPRSTSRTSRASWTATPAPTSPTSAGLYCTPAAAGEAHLHRAAHAARPRGAARHQPQGGQARPRGRPRAHRAQAGRLLRRRHHQRLQVCTVLLPPLEKRIYIALPTQHGREALLAINLKEVKLDPEVDLAHIARKLDGYSGADITNVCRSVLYSCRRWRSASTSRCPRSTAARRCSPSTSRRSSSTPRSTSRTSRASWTATPAPTSPTSAGLYCTPAAAGEAHLHRAAHAARPRGAARHQPQGGQARPRGRPRAHRAQAGRLLRRRHHQRLQVCTVLLPPLEKRIYIALPTQHGREALLAINLKEVKLDPEVDLAHIARKLDGYSGADITNVCRSVLYSCRRWRSASTSRCPRSTAARRCSPSTSRRSSSTPRSTSRTSRASWTATPAPTSPTSAGLYCTPAAAGEAHLHRAAHAARPRGAARHQPQGGQARPRGRPRAHRAQAGRLLRRRHHQRLQVCTVLLPPLEKRIYIALPTQHGREALLAINLKEVKLDPEVDLAHIARKLDGYSGADITNVCRSVLYSCRRWRSASTSRCPRSTAARRCSPSTSRRSSSTPRSTSRTSRASWTATPAPTSPTSAGLYCTPAAAGEAHLHRAAHAARPRGAARHQPQGGQARPRGRPRAHRAQAGRLLRRRHHQRLQVCTVLLPPLEKRIYIALPTQHGREALLAINLKEVKLDPEVDLAHIARKLDGYSGADITNVCRSVLYSCRRWRSASTSRCPRSTAARRCSPSTSRRSSSTPRSTSRTSRASWTATPAPTSPTSAGLYCTPAAAGEAHLHRAAHAARPRGAARHQPQGGQARPRGRPRAHRAQAGRLLRRRHHQRLQVCTVLLPPLEKRIYIALPTQHGREALLAINLKEVKLDPEVDLAHIARKLDGYSGADITNVCRSVLYSCRRWRSASTSRCPRSTAARRCSPSTSRRSSSTPRSTSRTSRASWTATPAPTSPTSAGLYCTPAAAGEAHLHRAAHAARPRGAARHQPQGGQARPRGRPRAHRAQAGRLLRRRHHQRLQVCTVLLPPLEKRIYIALPTQHGREALLAINLKEVKLDPEVDLAHIARKLDGYSGADITNVCRSVLYSCRRWRSASTSRCPRSTAARRCSPSTSRRSSSTPRSTSRTSRASWTATPAPTSPTSAETHQ encoded by the exons ATG GCGCGGTTCTACGCGCCGAGCACAATCTTCATCGACGAGATCGACTCCCTCTGCTCACGACGAGGCTCCGACAGCGAGCACGAAGCGTCGCGTCGCGTCAAATCAGAATTGCTCGTTCAGATGGACGGACTTGGTTCCGCTACGGATGAACCTCACAAG GTGGTGATGGTGCTGGCGGCGACCAACTTCCCCTGGGACATCGACGAGGCGCTGCGGCGGCGGCTGGAGAAGCGCATCTACATCGCGCTGCCCACGCAGCACGGCCGCGAGGCGCTGCTCGCCATCAACCTCAAGGAGGTCAAGCTCGACCCCGAGGTCGACCTCGCGCACATCGCGCGCAAGCTGGACGGCTACTCCGGCGCCGACATCACCAACGTCTGCAGGTCTGTACTGTACTCCTGCCGCCGCTGGAGAAGCGCATCTACATCGCGCTGCCCACGCAGCACGGCCGCGAGGCGCTGCTCGCCATCAACCTCAAGGAGGTCAAGCTCGACCCCGAGGTCGACCTCGCGCACATCGCGCGCAAGCTGGACGGCTACTCCGGCGCCGACATCACCAACGTCTGCAGGTCTGTACTGTACTCCTGCCGCCGCTGGAGAAGCGCATCTACATCGCGCTGCCCACGCAGCACGGCCGCGAGGCGCTGCTCGCCATCAACCTCAAGGAGGTCAAGCTCGACCCCGAGGTCGACCTCGCGCACATCGCGCGCAAGCTGGACGGCTACTCCGGCGCCGACATCACCAACGTCTGCAGGTCTGTACTGTACTCCTGCCGCCGCTGGAGAAGCGCATCTACATCGCGCTGCCCACGCAGCACGGCCGCGAGGCGCTGCTCGCCATCAACCTCAAGGAGGTCAAGCTCGACCCCGAGGTCGACCTCGCGCACATCGCGCGCAAGCTGGACGGCTACTCCGGCGCCGACATCACCAACGTCTGCAGGTCTGTACTGTACTCCTGCCGCCGCTGGAGAAGCGCATCTACATCGCGCTGCCCACGCAGCACGGCCGCGAGGCGCTGCTCGCCATCAACCTCAAGGAGGTCAAGCTCGACCCCGAGGTCGACCTCGCGCACATCGCGCGCAAGCTGGACGGCTACTCCGGCGCCGACATCACCAACGTCTGCAGGTCTGTACTGTACTCCTGCCGCCGCTGGAGAAGCGCATCTACATCGCGCTGCCCACGCAGCACGGCCGCGAGGCGCTGCTCGCCATCAACCTCAAGGAGGTCAAGCTCGACCCCGAGGTCGACCTCGCGCACATCGCGCGCAAGCTGGACGGCTACTCCGGCGCCGACATCACCAACGTCTGCAGGTCTGTACTGTACTCCTGCCGCCGCTGGAGAAGCGCATCTACATCGCGCTGCCCACGCAGCACGGCCGCGAGGCGCTGCTCGCCATCAACCTCAAGGAGGTCAAGCTCGACCCCGAGGTCGACCTCGCGCACATCGCGCGCAAGCTGGACGGCTACTCCGGCGCCGACATCACCAACGTCTGCAGGTCTGTACTGTACTCCTGCCGCCGCTGGAGAAGCGCATCTACATCGCGCTGCCCACGCAGCACGGCCGCGAGGCGCTGCTCGCCATCAACCTCAAGGAGGTCAAGCTCGACCCCGAGGTCGACCTCGCGCACATCGCGCGCAAGCTGGACGGCTACTCCGGCGCCGACATCACCAACGTCTGCAGGTCTGTACTGTACTCCTGCCGCCGCTGGAGAAGCGCATCTACATCGCGCTGCCCACGCAGCACGGCCGCGAGGCGCTGCTCGCCATCAACCTCAAGGAGGTCAAGCTCGACCCCGAGGTCGACCTCGCGCACATCGCGCGCAAGCTGGACGGCTACTCCGGCGCCGACATCACCAACGTCTGCAGGTCTGTACTGTACTCCTGCCGCCGCTGGAGAAGCGCATCTACATCGCGCTGCCCACGCAGCACGGCCGCGAGGCGCTGCTCGCCATCAACCTCAAGGAGGTCAAGCTCGACCCCGAGGTCGACCTCGCGCACATCGCGCGCAAGCTGGACGGCTACTCCGGCGCCGACATCACCAACGTCTGCAGGTCTGTACTGTACTCCTGCCGCCGCTGGAGAAGCGCATCTACATCGCGCTGCCCACGCAGCACGGCCGCGAGGCGCTGCTCGCCATCAACCTCAAGGAGGTCAAGCTCGACCCCGAGGTCGACCTCGCGCACATCGCGCGCAAGCTGGACGGCTACTCCGGCGCCGACATCACCAACGTCTGCAGGTCTGTACTGTACTCCTGCCGCCGCTGGAGAAGCGCATCTACATCGCGCTGCCCACGCAGCACGGCCGCGAGGCGCTGCTCGCCATCAACCTCAAGGAGGTCAAGCTCGACCCCGAGGTCGACCTCGCGCACATCGCGCGCAAGCTGGACGGCTACTCCGGCGCCGACATCACCAACGTCTGCAGGTCTGTACTGTACTCCTGCCGCCGCTGGAGAAGCGCATCTACATCGCGCTGCCCACGCAGCACGGCCGCGAGGCGCTGCTCGCCATCAACCTCAAGGAGGTCAAGCTCGACCCCGAGGTCGACCTCGCGCACATCGCGCGCAAGCTGGACGGCTACTCCGGCGCCGACATCACCAACGTCTGCAGGTCTGTACTGTACTCCTGCCGCCGCTGGAGAAGCGCATCTACATCGCGCTGCCCACGCAGCACGGCCGCGAGGCGCTGCTCGCCATCAACCTCAAGGAGGTCAAGCTCGACCCCGAGGTCGACCTCGCGCACATCGCGCGCAAGCTGGACGGCTACTCCGGCGCCGACATCACCAACGTCTGCAGGTCTGTACTGTACTCCTGCCGCCGCTGGAGAAGCGCATCTACATCGCGCTGCCCACGCAGCACGGCCGCGAGGCGCTGCTCGCCATCAACCTCAAGGAGGTCAAGCTCGACCCCGAGGTCGACCTCGCGCACATCGCGCGCAAGCTGGACGGCTACTCCGGCGCCGACATCACCAACGTCTGCAGGTCTGTACTGTACTCCTGCCGCCGCTGGAGAAGCGCATCTACATCGCGCTGCCCACGCAGCACGGCCGCGAGGCGCTGCTCGCCATCAACCTCAAGGAGGTCAAGCTCGACCCCGAGGTCGACCTCGCGCACATCGCGCGCAAGCTGGACGGCTACTCCGGCGCCGACATCACCAACGTCTGCAGGTCTGTACTGTACTCCTGCCGCCGCTGGAGAAGCGCATCTACATCGCGCTGCCCACGCAGCACGGCCGCGAGGCGCTGCTCGCCATCAACCTCAAGGAGGTCAAGCTCGACCCCGAGGTCGACCTCGCGCACATCGCGCGCAAGCTGGACGGCTACTCCGGCGCCGACATCACCAACGTCTGCAGGTCTGTACTGTACTCCTGCCGCCGCTGGAGAAGCGCATCTACATCGCGCTGCCCACGCAGCACGGCCGCGAGGCGCTGCTCGCCATCAACCTCAAGGAGGTCAAGCTCGACCCCGAGGTCGACCTCGCGCACATCGCGCGCAAGCTGGACGGCTACTCCGGCGCCGACATCACCAACGTCTGCAGGTCTGTACTGTACTCCTGCCGCCGCTGGAGAAGCGCATCTACATCGCGCTGCCCACGCAGCACGGCCGCGAGGCGCTGCTCGCCATCAACCTCAAGGAGGTCAAGCTCGACCCCGAGGTCGACCTCGCGCACATCGCGCGCAAGCTGGACGGCTACTCCGGCGCCGACATCACCAACGTCTGCAGGTCTGTACTGTACTCCTGCCGCCGCTGGAGAAGCGCATCTACATCGCGCTGCCCACGCAGCACGGCCGCGAGGCGCTGCTCGCCATCAACCTCAAGGAGGTCAAGCTCGACCCCGAGGTCGACCTCGCGCACATCGCGCGCAAGCTGGACGGCTACTCCGGCGCCGACATCACCAACGTCTGCAGGTCTGTACTGTACTCCTGCCGCCGCTGGAGAAGCGCATCTACATCGCGCTGCCCACGCAGCACGGCCGCGAGGCGCTGCTCGCCATCAACCTCAAGGAGGTCAAGCTCGACCCCGAGGTCGACCTCGCGCACATCGCGCGCAAGCTGGACGGCTACTCCGGCGCCGACATCACCAACGTCTGCAGGTCTGTACTGTACTCCTGCCGCCGCTGGAGAAGCGCATCTACATCGCGCTGCCCACGCAGCACGGCCGCGAGGCGCTGCTCGCCATCAACCTCAAGGAGGTCAAGCTCGACCCCGAGGTCGACCTCGCGCACATCGCGCGCAAGCTGGACGGCTACTCCGGCGCCGACATCACCAACGTCTGCAGGTCTGTACTGTACTCCTGCCGCCGCTGGAGAAGCGCATCTACATCGCGCTGCCCACGCAGCACGGCCGCGAGGCGCTGCTCGCCATCAACCTCAAGGAGGTCAAGCTCGACCCCGAGGTCGACCTCGCGCACATCGCGCGCAAGCTGGACGGCTACTCCGGCGCCGACATCACCAACGTCTGCAGGTCTGTACTGTACTCCTGCCGCCGCTGGAGAAGCGCATCTACATCGCGCTGCCCACGCAGCACGGCCGCGAGGCGCTGCTCGCCATCAACCTCAAGGAGGTCAAGCTCGACCCCGAGGTCGACCTCGCGCACATCGCGCGCAAGCTGGACGGCTACTCCGGCGCCGACATCACCAACGTCTGCAGGTCTGTACTGTACTCCTGCCGCCGCTGGAGAAGCGCATCTACATCGCGCTGCCCACGCAGCACGGCCGCGAGGCGCTGCTCGCCATCAACCTCAAGGAGGTCAAGCTCGACCCCGAGGTCGACCTCGCGCACATCGCGCGCAAGCTGGACGGCTACTCCGGCGCCGACATCACCAACGTCTGCAGGTCTGTACTGTACTCCTGCCGCCGCTGGAGAAGCGCATCTACATCGCGCTGCCCACGCAGCACGGCCGCGAGGCGCTGCTCGCCATCAACCTCAAGGAGGTCAAGCTCGACCCCGAGGTCGACCTCGCGCACATCGCGCGCAAGCTGGACGGCTACTCCGGCGCCGACATCACCAACGTCTGCAGGTCTGTACTGTACTCCTGCCGCCGCTGGAGAAGCGCATCTACATCGCGCTGCCCACGCAGCACGGCCGCGAGGCGCTGCTCGCCATCAACCTCAAGGAGGTCAAGCTCGACCCCGAGGTCGACCTCGCGCACATCGCGCGCAAGCTGGACGGCTACTCCGGCGCCGACATCACCAACGTCTGCAGGTCTGTACTGTACTCCTGCCGCCGCTGGAGAAGCGCATCTACATCGCGCTGCCCACGCAGCACGGCCGCGAGGCGCTGCTCGCCATCAACCTCAAGGAGGTCAAGCTCGACCCCGAGGTCGACCTCGCGCACATCGCGCGCAAGCTGGACGGCTACTCCGGCGCCGACATCACCAACGTCTGCAGGTCTGTACTGTACTCCTGCCGCCGCTGGAGAAGCGCATCTACATCGCGCTGCCCACGCAGCACGGCCGCGAGGCGCTGCTCGCCATCAACCTCAAGGAGGTCAAGCTCGACCCCGAGGTCGACCTCGCGCACATCGCGCGCAAGCTGGACGGCTACTCCGGCGCCGACATCACCAACGTCTGCAGGTCTGTACTGTACTCCTGCCGCCGCTGGAGAAGCGCATCTACATCGCGCTGCCCACGCAGCACGGCCGCGAGGCGCTGCTCGCCATCAACCTCAAGGAGGTCAAGCTCGACCCCGAGGTCGACCTCGCGCACATCGCGCGCAAGCTGGACGGCTACTCCGGCGCCGACATCACCAACGTCTGCAGGTCTGTACTGTACTCCTGCCGCCGCTGGAGAAGCGCATCTACATCGCGCTGCCCACGCAGCACGGCCGCGAGGCGCTGCTCGCCATCAACCTCAAGGAGGTCAAGCTCGACCCCGAGGTCGACCTCGCGCACATCGCGCGCAAGCTGGACGGCTACTCCGGCGCCGACATCACCAACGTCTGCAGGTCTGTACTGTACTCCTGCCGCCGCTGGAGAAGCGCATCTACATCGCGCTGCCCACGCAGCACGGCCGCGAGGCGCTGCTCGCCATCAACCTCAAGGAGGTCAAGCTCGACCCCGAGGTCGACCTCGCGCACATCGCGCGCAAGCTGGACGGCTACTCCGGCGCCGACATCACCAACGTCTGCAGGTCTGTACTGTACTCCTGCCGCCGCTGGAGAAGCGCATCTACATCGCGCTGCCCACGCAGCACGGCCGCGAGGCGCTGCTCGCCATCAACCTCAAGGAGGTCAAGCTCGACCCCGAGGTCGACCTCGCGCACATCGCGCGCAAGCTGGACGGCTACTCCGGCGCCGACATCACCAACGTCTGCAGGTCTGTACTGTACTCCTGCCGCCGCTGGAGAAGCGCATCTACATCGCGCTGCCCACGCAGCACGGCCGCGAGGCGCTGCTCGCCATCAACCTCAAGGAGGTCAAGCTCGACCCCGAGGTCGACCTCGCGCACATCGCGCGCAAGCTGGACGGCTACTCCGGCGCCGACATCACCAACGTCTGCAGGTCTGTACTGTACTCCTGCCGCCGCTGGAGAAGCGCATCTACATCGCGCTGCCCACGCAGCACGGCCGCGAGGCGCTGCTCGCCATCAACCTCAAGGAGGTCAAGCTCGACCCCGAGGTCGACCTCGCGCACATCGCGCGCAAGCTGGACGGCTACTCCGGCGCCGACATCACCAACGTCTGCAGGTCTGTACTGTACTCCTGCCGCCGCTGGAGAAGCGCATCTACATCGCGCTGCCCACGCAGCACGGCCGCGAGGCGCTGCTCGCCATCAACCTCAAGGAGGTCAAGCTCGACCCCGAGGTCGACCTCGCGCACATCGCGCGCAAGCTGGACGGCTACTCCGGCGCCGACATCACCAACGTCTGCAGGTCTGTACTGTACTCCTGCCGCCGCTGGAGAAGCGCATCTACATCGCGCTGCCCACGCAGCACGGCCGCGAGGCGCTGCTCGCCATCAACCTCAAGGAGGTCAAGCTCGACCCCGAGGTCGACCTCGCGCACATCGCGCGCAAGCTGGACGGCTACTCCGGCGCCGACATCACCAACGTCTGCAGGTCTGTACTGTACTCCTGCCGCCGCTGGAGAAGCGCATCTACATCGCGCTGCCCACGCAGCACGGCCGCGAGGCGCTGCTCGCCATCAACCTCAAGGAGGTCAAGCTCGACCCCGAGGTCGACCTCGCGCACATCGCGCGCAAGCTGGACGGCTACTCCGGCGCCGACATCACCAACGTCTGCAGGTCTGTACTGTACTCCTGCCGCCGCTGGAGAAGCGCATCTACATCGCGCTGCCCACGCAGCACGGCCGCGAGGCGCTGCTCGCCATCAACCTCAAGGAGGTCAAGCTCGACCCCGAGGTCGACCTCGCGCACATCGCGCGCAAGCTGGACGGCTACTCCGGCGCCGACATCACCAACGTCTGCAGGTCTGTACTGTACTCCTGCCGCCGCTGGAGAAGCGCATCTACATCGCGCTGCCCACGCAGCACGGCCGCGAGGCGCTGCTCGCCATCAACCTCAAGGAGGTCAAGCTCGACCCCGAGGTCGACCTCGCGCACATCGCGCGCAAGCTGGACGGCTACTCCGGCGCCGACATCACCAACGTCTGCAGGTCTGTACTGTACTCCTGCCGCCGCTGGAGAAGCGCATCTACATCGCGCTGCCCACGCAGCACGGCCGCGAGGCGCTGCTCGCCATCAACCTCAAGGAGGTCAAGCTCGACCCCGAGGTCGACCTCGCGCACATCGCGCGCAAGCTGGACGGCTACTCCGGCGCCGACATCACCAACGTCTGCAG AGACGCATCAATGA